From Flavobacterium alkalisoli, the proteins below share one genomic window:
- a CDS encoding RluA family pseudouridine synthase: MSQVITEQEPDDELYEHHRFVAGKGQAPLRVDKFLMNLMENATRNKIQQAAADGNIFVNDVAVKSNYKVKANDVVRVLLEHPPYELLLTPENIPLDIVYEDDQLLVINKEPGMVVHPGHGNYSGTLVNALAYHFENLPMNSSERPGLVHRIDKDTSGLLVIAKTEQAMTHLTKQFADKTSEREYIAIVWGDIEEEEGTIEGNIDRHVKDRMQMAVFADGSQGKHAVTHYKVLERLGYVTVVSCQLETGRTHQIRVHMKHIGHTLFNDARYGGDKILKGTTFTKYKQFIDNCFKILPRQALHAKTLGFEHPTTKEFMRFDSEVPQDMVECIEKWRTYSKSHTIEDHE, encoded by the coding sequence ATGAGTCAGGTTATAACAGAGCAGGAGCCGGATGACGAGCTTTATGAGCATCACCGATTTGTAGCAGGTAAAGGACAGGCCCCGCTAAGAGTAGATAAGTTTTTAATGAACCTGATGGAAAATGCCACCAGGAACAAAATACAGCAGGCTGCTGCCGATGGTAATATATTTGTAAACGATGTTGCCGTAAAATCCAATTATAAGGTTAAAGCTAACGATGTGGTGCGTGTATTACTGGAGCACCCGCCGTATGAGCTTCTTTTAACACCGGAAAACATTCCGTTAGATATAGTGTATGAAGACGACCAGCTTCTTGTTATAAACAAAGAGCCGGGTATGGTTGTGCATCCGGGACATGGTAACTATAGTGGTACGCTGGTAAATGCGCTGGCTTATCATTTTGAGAACCTGCCTATGAACAGTAGTGAAAGGCCGGGACTGGTACACAGGATTGATAAGGATACATCAGGCCTTTTGGTTATAGCCAAGACCGAGCAGGCTATGACGCACCTTACCAAACAGTTTGCCGATAAGACATCTGAAAGGGAATATATCGCCATTGTTTGGGGAGATATAGAGGAGGAAGAAGGCACTATTGAAGGTAATATTGACCGCCATGTTAAAGACCGTATGCAAATGGCTGTATTTGCCGACGGAAGCCAGGGTAAACACGCAGTAACGCACTACAAGGTACTGGAGCGTTTAGGTTATGTAACTGTGGTTTCGTGCCAGCTTGAAACAGGACGTACCCATCAGATTCGTGTTCACATGAAGCACATAGGGCATACCTTATTTAACGATGCACGCTATGGCGGAGATAAAATACTTAAGGGAACTACCTTTACCAAATACAAGCAGTTTATAGACAACTGTTTTAAAATATTACCAAGACAGGCGCTACATGCCAAGACATTAGGTTTTGAGCACCCTACTACAAAAGAGTTTATGCGCTTTGACAGTGAAGTGCCTCAGGATATGGTTGAGTGTATTGAAAAATGGAGAACGTACTCTAAATCGCATACCATTGAGGATCACGAATAG
- a CDS encoding biotin--[acetyl-CoA-carboxylase] ligase has product MNIIKLNAINSTNDYLKTLSGAQYLENFTVVVAENQTKGKGQMGAKWNTAPGKNLTFSVLIKDLLLGINEIFNLNVAVAVSILQALEKHNVDKLSVKWPNDILAGNKKIGGILIENSIKNSGEIFSVVGIGLNVNQTDFEGLPKASSLAVVCGHEFDKTDVLESIVTNLKRNVASLLHKNVDPLWVTYHKNLYKKGVPMPFEKDDKKFMGIIQGVTRSGNLELLLEDDTMAEFKIKELQMLY; this is encoded by the coding sequence ATGAATATTATCAAACTCAATGCCATTAACTCCACTAACGACTATTTAAAAACGCTGTCGGGTGCACAGTATCTGGAAAATTTTACTGTTGTTGTTGCCGAGAACCAAACTAAGGGTAAAGGGCAAATGGGAGCCAAATGGAACACCGCACCGGGTAAAAACCTTACTTTTAGCGTGTTAATTAAAGATTTGCTTCTTGGTATCAACGAGATATTTAATCTCAACGTTGCTGTTGCCGTAAGTATTTTGCAGGCACTTGAAAAGCACAATGTTGATAAACTTTCGGTTAAATGGCCTAACGACATTTTGGCAGGCAATAAAAAGATTGGCGGCATACTTATAGAGAACAGCATTAAGAACAGCGGTGAAATTTTTTCGGTTGTGGGCATAGGGCTTAATGTTAATCAAACAGATTTTGAGGGGTTGCCTAAAGCATCATCATTGGCAGTTGTTTGCGGGCATGAGTTTGACAAGACAGATGTTCTTGAAAGTATTGTAACAAACCTTAAACGCAATGTAGCTTCGCTGCTTCATAAAAATGTAGACCCTTTATGGGTAACATACCATAAAAACCTTTATAAAAAAGGGGTGCCAATGCCTTTTGAAAAGGATGACAAAAAATTTATGGGTATTATACAGGGTGTTACAAGAAGCGGAAACCTTGAGCTACTACTTGAGGACGACACTATGGCAGAGTTTAAGATTAAAGAGCTGCAAATGCTTTATTAA
- the coaD gene encoding pantetheine-phosphate adenylyltransferase, whose translation MKTAVFPGSFDPITLGHYDIIKRGVKLFDKVIIAIGVNAEKKYMFPLEERKRFIEEAFKDQPKVEVITYEGLTIDLCQKVGAQFILRGLRNPADFEFEKAIAHTNRELSKIETVFLLTAARTSYISSSIVRDVLRNGGDYTILVPDSVRVK comes from the coding sequence ATGAAAACAGCAGTATTTCCGGGATCGTTCGACCCTATTACCCTTGGGCATTATGATATTATTAAAAGAGGCGTTAAGCTTTTTGATAAGGTTATTATAGCTATTGGGGTTAATGCCGAAAAAAAATACATGTTCCCGTTGGAAGAACGCAAACGCTTTATAGAAGAAGCCTTTAAAGACCAACCTAAAGTAGAGGTTATTACCTATGAAGGCCTAACCATAGACCTTTGCCAAAAAGTTGGCGCACAGTTTATACTTAGAGGGCTTAGAAACCCGGCTGACTTTGAATTTGAAAAGGCTATTGCACACACTAACCGCGAACTGTCTAAAATAGAAACCGTATTCCTGCTTACGGCAGCAAGAACATCTTACATAAGCTCAAGCATTGTAAGGGATGTACTGCGCAACGGTGGCGATTACACTATTTTAGTTCCCGATTCGGTTAGGGTAAAATAA
- a CDS encoding metallophosphoesterase family protein has product MSKIIAHITDTHLGDPTAIDRGANPKKNLKAVLEHIALDKFDDIVVTGDLADKDDLHWFFEKLENYKPGFKITLGNHDIFSQVIPFYKNTKTEGEDELYYSHEDEFYKYIYMDSSSGEISEPQLAWLSQEINTLKHIVLFVHHPILGFPTGMDTTYPLKNRDTVNDILQESRHNITVFCGHYHMPDKRTDRKITQYITPSTAFQVKKNSPTIEINTNSFAYRIITLEENSIKTSLVTNFYDRFTQKSG; this is encoded by the coding sequence ATGTCTAAAATTATTGCTCATATAACCGATACGCATCTTGGCGACCCTACTGCCATAGACAGGGGGGCTAACCCAAAGAAGAACCTTAAAGCCGTATTAGAACATATAGCTTTAGACAAATTTGACGATATTGTTGTTACCGGTGATCTTGCAGACAAAGACGACCTGCACTGGTTTTTTGAAAAACTGGAAAACTATAAGCCCGGATTTAAAATAACATTAGGCAATCACGACATTTTTTCTCAGGTAATTCCTTTTTACAAAAATACCAAAACAGAGGGTGAAGATGAATTATATTACTCTCATGAGGATGAATTCTATAAATACATCTACATGGATTCCTCTTCGGGTGAAATAAGTGAACCTCAGTTAGCCTGGCTTTCACAGGAAATAAATACCCTAAAACATATAGTCCTTTTTGTACACCACCCTATTTTAGGCTTCCCTACAGGGATGGACACAACCTATCCGCTTAAAAACAGGGATACAGTAAACGATATACTACAGGAAAGCAGGCATAACATAACTGTTTTTTGTGGCCATTACCACATGCCTGACAAACGAACTGACAGAAAGATAACGCAATACATTACACCCTCTACAGCGTTTCAGGTAAAGAAGAATTCACCAACCATAGAAATCAACACCAACTCTTTTGCATACCGAATAATAACGCTGGAAGAGAACAGTATAAAAACAAGCCTTGTAACTAATTTCTACGACAGGTTTACGCAAAAATCCGGTTAA
- a CDS encoding D-alanine--D-alanine ligase: MKNVAIIMGGYSSEYQISLKSGNVVYQFLDKTKYNPYRLHILKDKWVMVDDESNEYLVNKHDFSVDYNGKKVTFDAVFNAIHGTPGEDGLMQAYLQLLNIPQTSCDPYQAALTFNKRDLLSVLKPYGIKTAVSHYLNLGDEINEQAIIDKVGLPCFVKPNRSGSSFGISKVKTKEELSPAIEKAYKEDNEIIIESFLDGTEVSVGVINYGGAVTVLPITEIVSENDFFDYEAKYLGQSQEITPARISEELTQKVNSVAKRVYEILRMDGFSRSEYIIVNDEPYLLEMNTVPGLTTESILPQQAREAGISLPQLFDNAIEQALAKK; encoded by the coding sequence ATGAAAAATGTTGCCATTATCATGGGCGGATATTCCAGTGAATATCAAATTTCCCTTAAAAGCGGGAATGTTGTGTACCAATTTCTGGACAAAACAAAATACAATCCCTACCGCCTGCACATCCTTAAGGATAAATGGGTAATGGTAGACGACGAGAGTAACGAATACCTTGTAAACAAACATGATTTCTCTGTCGATTACAACGGAAAAAAGGTAACTTTTGATGCGGTATTCAATGCCATTCACGGTACACCCGGCGAAGACGGACTAATGCAGGCTTACCTACAGTTGCTTAATATTCCGCAAACCTCATGCGATCCCTACCAGGCTGCATTAACCTTTAACAAGAGGGATTTGCTTTCGGTTTTAAAACCATATGGAATTAAAACTGCGGTATCGCATTACCTAAATCTGGGAGATGAAATAAACGAACAGGCTATTATTGATAAGGTAGGATTACCATGTTTTGTTAAACCAAACAGATCGGGGTCAAGCTTTGGTATCTCTAAGGTTAAAACAAAGGAAGAGCTTAGTCCTGCAATAGAAAAAGCATATAAAGAAGATAACGAGATTATCATTGAAAGCTTCCTTGACGGTACAGAGGTATCGGTAGGTGTAATTAATTATGGCGGAGCGGTTACTGTACTTCCTATTACGGAAATTGTATCTGAAAACGACTTTTTTGATTATGAAGCTAAATACCTCGGGCAGTCGCAGGAAATAACTCCGGCAAGAATATCCGAGGAACTTACACAAAAAGTAAACAGCGTGGCAAAACGCGTTTATGAAATATTAAGAATGGACGGCTTTTCTCGCAGCGAATACATCATTGTAAACGATGAGCCTTACCTGCTTGAAATGAATACCGTACCGGGACTTACTACCGAGAGTATCCTGCCTCAACAGGCACGCGAAGCGGGTATTTCGTTACCACAGCTATTTGATAATGCCATAGAACAGGCTTTGGCAAAAAAATAA
- the pyrE gene encoding orotate phosphoribosyltransferase produces MIFNTDTAKKTAELLLQINAIKLNPKNPFTWASGWKSPIYCDNRITLSFPPIRNFIREEFAKHIEKEYGKPDVIAGVATGAIGIGMLVAELMGLPFVYVRPEPKKHGRQNQVEGFLQKGQNVVVVEDLISTGKSSLMAVEALKEAGANVKGMVAIFTYGFDISVQNFKNAGVRLNTLGNYDTLLDLAVAKKYITEDEHETLKEWRKTPDTWGQ; encoded by the coding sequence ATGATTTTTAATACAGATACCGCTAAAAAAACAGCCGAATTGCTTTTACAAATAAACGCAATTAAATTAAATCCTAAAAATCCTTTTACATGGGCTTCCGGATGGAAGTCTCCAATATATTGTGATAACAGGATTACGCTGTCGTTCCCCCCGATAAGAAACTTTATCAGAGAGGAGTTTGCAAAACATATAGAGAAGGAATATGGTAAGCCTGATGTAATTGCCGGAGTAGCTACCGGAGCCATTGGTATAGGTATGCTTGTGGCAGAACTTATGGGGCTTCCGTTTGTTTATGTTCGTCCTGAACCTAAAAAACACGGACGCCAAAATCAGGTAGAAGGCTTTTTACAAAAAGGCCAGAACGTGGTTGTGGTAGAAGACCTTATCAGTACCGGAAAAAGCAGCCTTATGGCTGTAGAAGCCTTAAAAGAGGCAGGTGCTAACGTAAAAGGTATGGTTGCCATCTTTACTTATGGTTTTGATATATCGGTACAAAACTTTAAAAATGCAGGGGTAAGACTAAATACTCTAGGTAATTATGACACGCTTTTAGACTTAGCGGTTGCCAAAAAATACATTACCGAAGACGAGCATGAAACCCTTAAGGAGTGGAGAAAAACCCCTGACACCTGGGGACAGTAA
- a CDS encoding M14 family metallopeptidase produces the protein MKKSLVLILFSLQLMAQNNDKYLTPYEKGNGNQTATYAETIAYFKMLDNSFETIQMVPMGLTDSGEPLHIVIFDPQKNFDFKAIHKNRAVLLLNNGIHPGEPDGIDATMMLYRDLATGKLKAPDNTVIVNIPIYNIGGALNRNSHTRANQNGPESYGFRGNARNYDLNRDFLKSDTKNSRSFAEIFQKVNPDVFIDNHVSNGADYQYTFTYIATHHQKLGGELGPYFKNDMLPAILADMKKHGTEATPYVNIHDQKPDGGFEQFMDYPRYSTGYASMFNTIGSMPETHMLKDYAPRVKVTYDYMVASIVYIEKNYKKIKQLRADNLKNYQPGMKYTLLWELDKTKVTQLEFLGYEGDYKTSEISGKPRLYYDRSKPFKKNVPYYQEYSPVKEVTIPEAYIVPKSWWNAIELLNLNGVDMQPLDRDMEIEVESYRITDYKTSSNAYEGHYPHNSTKVSVKTEKVQFHKGDFIISTKQPNVKYLLETLEPEAPDSYFNWNFFDAILQQKEYFSAYVFEDTAAKLLKDDPKLKAALEKKKQEDKAFAESGEAQLDWIYRQSVYYEKSYLQYPVYRKMK, from the coding sequence ATGAAAAAATCGCTTGTATTAATCCTGTTCTCCCTGCAGCTTATGGCACAAAATAACGACAAGTACCTTACTCCGTATGAAAAAGGCAACGGCAACCAAACGGCAACCTATGCCGAGACCATTGCTTATTTTAAAATGCTTGATAATAGCTTTGAAACTATACAGATGGTACCCATGGGACTTACCGATAGTGGTGAGCCGTTACATATCGTGATTTTTGATCCTCAAAAGAACTTTGATTTTAAAGCGATACATAAAAACAGGGCTGTTTTATTATTAAACAACGGTATACATCCGGGTGAGCCCGATGGTATAGATGCTACAATGATGCTATATCGTGACCTTGCCACAGGTAAACTAAAAGCACCCGATAATACGGTTATTGTAAACATCCCAATATATAACATAGGCGGAGCGTTAAACCGTAACTCTCACACCCGTGCTAACCAGAACGGACCGGAGAGCTATGGTTTTAGAGGGAATGCCCGCAATTATGACCTTAACAGGGACTTCCTGAAATCGGACACTAAAAACAGCAGGAGTTTTGCCGAGATTTTCCAAAAGGTGAACCCTGATGTGTTTATAGACAATCATGTTAGTAATGGTGCCGATTATCAATATACATTTACCTACATCGCTACCCATCACCAAAAACTGGGCGGGGAACTGGGTCCTTATTTTAAAAATGATATGCTGCCGGCGATTCTTGCCGATATGAAAAAACATGGAACAGAAGCGACACCTTATGTAAACATACACGACCAAAAGCCTGATGGTGGTTTTGAGCAGTTTATGGATTACCCAAGGTATTCTACAGGGTATGCGTCTATGTTCAACACCATTGGCTCTATGCCCGAAACACACATGCTTAAGGATTATGCGCCGCGTGTTAAGGTAACTTATGATTATATGGTAGCTTCTATAGTTTATATAGAAAAGAACTATAAAAAAATTAAGCAGCTCCGTGCCGATAACCTTAAAAACTACCAACCGGGTATGAAATATACCCTGCTATGGGAATTGGACAAAACCAAAGTAACCCAACTGGAGTTTTTAGGTTATGAAGGTGATTACAAAACAAGTGAGATTTCGGGAAAACCAAGGTTGTATTACGACAGGTCTAAGCCGTTTAAAAAGAATGTACCTTACTATCAGGAATACAGTCCGGTAAAAGAGGTTACTATCCCTGAGGCTTATATTGTTCCTAAATCATGGTGGAATGCCATAGAGCTTTTAAACCTTAACGGCGTAGACATGCAGCCACTGGACAGGGATATGGAAATTGAGGTGGAAAGTTACCGCATAACCGATTATAAAACGAGTTCTAATGCTTATGAAGGTCACTACCCTCATAACAGCACTAAGGTCTCTGTAAAAACAGAAAAGGTTCAGTTTCATAAAGGCGATTTTATAATCAGTACCAAACAGCCTAATGTAAAATACCTGCTGGAAACCTTAGAGCCTGAAGCACCTGACTCCTACTTTAACTGGAACTTTTTTGACGCCATACTACAGCAAAAGGAATATTTCTCTGCTTATGTATTTGAAGATACCGCAGCCAAACTGCTTAAGGATGACCCTAAACTGAAGGCGGCCTTAGAGAAAAAGAAACAGGAAGACAAAGCATTTGCCGAAAGCGGTGAGGCACAACTGGACTGGATTTACAGACAATCGGTTTACTACGAGAAATCTTATTTACAATATCCCGTTTACAGGAAAATGAAATAA
- a CDS encoding PASTA domain-containing protein — MSLKNFLTSKAFLKQIIIALIVTVIVVFAVMKWLNSTTNHDQKIQVPDLTKKLVNKAEAELEALTLTYVIVDTVDYKPDYPAYSIVQQDPLPKAYVKENRKIYIKLNAGGYDDINLPDLIQKTKRASESMLKSVGLEIGEVTYKPYLAKDVVLEMRQNGKKVKAGDKVKKASKIDLVLGDGKTGYNISDDDRDNMP; from the coding sequence ATGAGCCTTAAAAACTTTTTGACCAGTAAAGCATTCTTGAAGCAGATAATTATAGCGCTTATAGTTACTGTAATTGTGGTATTTGCCGTTATGAAATGGCTTAACAGCACCACTAACCACGATCAGAAAATTCAGGTGCCCGACCTGACAAAGAAATTGGTTAATAAGGCCGAAGCAGAGCTGGAAGCTCTAACATTAACTTATGTTATTGTAGATACGGTTGACTACAAACCGGATTACCCTGCCTATTCTATAGTGCAGCAGGATCCGCTGCCTAAGGCGTATGTAAAAGAAAACCGTAAGATATACATTAAGCTTAATGCAGGCGGTTATGATGATATTAACCTGCCGGATCTTATCCAAAAAACCAAAAGAGCATCAGAGTCTATGCTTAAAAGTGTAGGCCTTGAAATAGGTGAGGTTACTTATAAACCGTACCTTGCTAAAGACGTAGTTCTTGAAATGAGACAAAACGGTAAAAAAGTTAAGGCTGGTGATAAGGTTAAGAAGGCATCTAAGATTGACCTTGTACTTGGCGACGGAAAAACAGGTTACAACATCTCTGACGATGATAGGGATAATATGCCTTGA
- a CDS encoding DUF4241 domain-containing protein, with amino-acid sequence MKNSDDFEFEYNLDDDMGMQELVEIHVGDLNLPTGKIIASDPFFTYDQRPFKRSVLPDKYPVYIYMAQIDEEHYRVAYAKIKFRTEEASKWVLAVTDDITKEELNELGEDEFFGFPVDSGLACFLDEETNAQLNAKMDALLEKDPESNYYDEVLSEEFKAYSSKNKFSRNLGDWNDHRPDKDSDNNVIMFSSGWGDGYYPSYWGLNENGDNVELVIDFLINEFEEDDNDEDYD; translated from the coding sequence ATGAAAAACTCAGACGACTTTGAATTTGAATACAACCTGGATGACGATATGGGAATGCAGGAGCTGGTAGAGATTCATGTTGGCGATTTAAATCTGCCAACGGGAAAAATCATTGCTTCCGATCCTTTCTTTACTTACGACCAGCGTCCGTTTAAGCGCAGTGTACTGCCAGACAAGTACCCGGTATACATTTACATGGCACAAATAGACGAGGAGCATTACAGGGTAGCTTATGCTAAAATTAAGTTCAGGACCGAGGAAGCCTCAAAATGGGTGCTTGCCGTTACTGATGATATTACAAAAGAAGAACTTAACGAACTGGGAGAAGATGAATTTTTCGGATTCCCTGTAGACTCCGGTCTTGCCTGTTTTCTTGATGAAGAAACCAATGCACAGCTAAATGCAAAAATGGATGCCCTTTTAGAGAAAGACCCTGAATCGAATTATTATGATGAAGTACTTTCGGAAGAGTTTAAAGCCTATTCGTCAAAAAATAAGTTCTCGAGGAATTTAGGCGACTGGAACGACCATCGCCCAGATAAGGATTCTGACAATAACGTAATAATGTTTTCATCTGGCTGGGGAGACGGCTACTACCCTTCTTACTGGGGATTAAACGAGAACGGAGACAATGTAGAGCTTGTAATTGATTTTCTGATCAATGAGTTTGAAGAAGATGACAATGATGAGGATTATGATTAA
- a CDS encoding NUDIX hydrolase, with product MYKVFVNDKPLFLTNQVEKETDFKMFLLESVDIEQLIISMFNNKVKKAFLYHPDEKETLKKLKEKIPVAKAGGGLVYNKKGEVLFIFRNGKWDLPKGGIEKGEGIEDAAIREVEEETGVKNLKITQKLQKTYHVFKRNGNYKLKVTHWYEMKTDYKGKLQAQENEGIEKVAWLNPEQIKEALTNSYENIKLLFENMKVPTEG from the coding sequence ATGTATAAAGTTTTTGTTAACGATAAGCCACTTTTTTTAACTAACCAGGTGGAGAAGGAAACAGATTTTAAAATGTTTCTGTTAGAGAGTGTTGATATTGAGCAGCTTATTATAAGCATGTTTAATAATAAGGTTAAAAAAGCTTTTCTTTATCATCCCGATGAAAAGGAAACCTTAAAGAAGCTTAAAGAGAAAATTCCGGTGGCAAAGGCCGGAGGCGGACTCGTATACAACAAAAAAGGGGAGGTGCTTTTTATTTTCCGTAACGGAAAATGGGACCTGCCTAAAGGCGGAATTGAGAAAGGGGAGGGCATAGAAGATGCCGCAATACGCGAAGTTGAGGAAGAAACCGGCGTAAAGAACCTTAAGATTACCCAAAAGCTGCAAAAAACCTATCATGTTTTTAAAAGAAACGGCAACTATAAGCTAAAGGTAACGCATTGGTATGAAATGAAAACCGATTACAAGGGTAAACTACAGGCACAGGAAAACGAAGGCATAGAAAAAGTGGCCTGGCTTAACCCTGAGCAGATTAAAGAGGCTTTGACCAATTCTTATGAAAATATCAAACTGTTGTTTGAGAACATGAAGGTACCTACGGAAGGATAA
- a CDS encoding SRPBCC family protein, translated as MNLESPKVTVEKPAQYIFDALSDVKNFEKLMPENIAKFEVTGDDSFIFALKGMPEIKLKMKEKAAPNKLVLGAASDKLPFTLTGNIDSVSDSSSEVQLKFEGEFNAMMAMMVKGPITKFIETLANNMHKL; from the coding sequence ATGAATTTAGAAAGCCCTAAAGTAACGGTTGAAAAACCTGCACAATATATTTTTGACGCACTTAGCGATGTAAAGAATTTTGAAAAACTTATGCCGGAAAACATTGCAAAGTTTGAGGTTACCGGAGATGATTCTTTTATTTTCGCATTAAAAGGCATGCCTGAAATTAAACTTAAAATGAAGGAGAAAGCTGCTCCAAACAAACTGGTTCTTGGTGCTGCAAGCGATAAGCTTCCTTTTACCTTAACAGGTAATATTGATTCTGTATCAGATTCTTCAAGCGAGGTTCAGCTAAAGTTTGAAGGTGAGTTTAATGCTATGATGGCCATGATGGTAAAAGGGCCTATAACCAAATTCATCGAAACACTTGCAAACAACATGCATAAGCTGTAA
- the rsfS gene encoding ribosome silencing factor → MAKKNISTDVLLANIIKGIEEVKGSDIDILDLRAIDNTVCDYFVICNGTSNTQVNAIVHSVQKTVSKELKDKPWHVEGTENGEWVLMDYVNIVVHVFQKHIREYYNIESLWGDAKITSIGNNY, encoded by the coding sequence ATGGCAAAAAAGAATATAAGCACCGATGTATTGTTAGCAAACATCATTAAAGGAATCGAAGAAGTTAAGGGTAGTGATATAGATATTCTGGATTTAAGAGCAATCGATAATACCGTGTGCGATTACTTTGTTATTTGCAACGGTACCTCAAATACACAGGTGAACGCTATTGTTCACTCAGTTCAAAAAACAGTTTCCAAAGAGTTAAAGGACAAACCATGGCATGTTGAAGGAACAGAAAACGGCGAATGGGTACTTATGGACTATGTAAACATCGTAGTTCATGTATTTCAAAAGCATATTCGTGAGTACTACAACATAGAAAGCCTTTGGGGTGATGCCAAAATTACTTCAATAGGAAACAACTACTAA